In Vigna radiata var. radiata cultivar VC1973A chromosome 3, Vradiata_ver6, whole genome shotgun sequence, the following proteins share a genomic window:
- the LOC106757080 gene encoding gibberellin-regulated protein 6, with the protein MAITKLVCLLLLALLAISMITTQVMAKDAAYHLDRSNNGHGRSYGPGSLKSTQCPSECSRRCSQTQYHKPCMFFCQKCCKTCLCVPPGYYGNKSVCPCYNNWKTKRGGPKCP; encoded by the exons ATGGCCATCACTAAGCTTGTCTGCCTTCTGCTTCTGGCTCTCCTTGCCATTTCCATGATCACAACTCAG GTTATGGCAAAAGATGCTGCTTATCACTTGGACCGA AGTAACAATGGCCACGGGAGGAGTTATGGACCTGGGAGTCTAAAGAGCACAC AATGCCCTTCTGAATGCTCAAGAAGATGTAGCCAGACACAGTACCACAAGCCATGCATGTTCTTCTGTCAAAAGTGCTGCAAAACTTGCCTATGTGTTCCCCCTGGCTACTATGGGAACAAGTCTGTGTGCCCCTGCTACAACAACTGGAAGACCAAGCGTGGAGGACCCAAATGCCCTTGA